From Epinephelus lanceolatus isolate andai-2023 chromosome 2, ASM4190304v1, whole genome shotgun sequence, one genomic window encodes:
- the ctxnd1 gene encoding cortexin domain-containing 1 protein, giving the protein MEVEATEEPASVDVDQGLTLACIAFLCLLLVAMIIRCAKVIMDPYSAIPTSTWEEQHLDD; this is encoded by the coding sequence ATGGAGGTGGAGGCCACTGAAGAGCCAGCCTCTGTGGACGTGGACCAGGGCTTGACTCTGGCCTGCATTGCCTTCCTCTGCCTGCTGCTGGTAGCCATGATCATCCGCTGCGCCAAGGTCATCATGGACCCCTACAGTGCAATCCCCACGTCTACATGGGAGGAACAGCACCTGGACGACTGA